A window of Roseimicrobium gellanilyticum genomic DNA:
ACGGTAGTCCCGGTTCAGCAGTTCCGAGGTCATGCCTCCCGGACTCGCGCCGAGCTCCAGCCAGTGGCTGCCTTCGGGAGGCGCGGAACGATGCAGACGCAGGTAATGCAGCGCCTCGGCAATCTTCGCTCCTGCACGGCTGATGGTGTTTTCATCGCCTTGCGCAATGAACTTGGTCCCACCGGGATAGAATCCGTTGGCAGCCCGTGGACTTTGCACACCACAATAGAGCCCCTCCCTGCCGACGAGGCAGAAGAGCGTGCTCTTCCCGGGGTCTTGGGATTCGGCATCGAGTCCGCGTGCGGCCACTTCCGGGAAAAGCTGCAACACCCGTCCACGAAGGTTGGAGGCGAGGTGCTTGTAGTACCCGGATGCACTTCCGGAGCTGAGCTGTCCCACGAGGATGGTCTGAACATCCAATCCACCAAACTTTTTCAGCATCGCCTGGGCTGCCCTTTCGATGAAGCCCTCCATCTTTTGGGGATTGCACGGCCACGCATGGTGCACGGGGATGTGCCAGCGCATGAAGATGGACGCCGTCTGGTCGGCAATCGACTCCGCCGTGAAGTCCTTTGCCCAATGATACTCCTGCCCGAGGGCAGAGGTTTTTGAAATGCCCAACCGGCTGAAGATGCCTGCGGTCTGTTCCTGGAAAACCTGGGATATCCGGATCAGGTGTCCATGCGTGGAGAGGGAGGATGGCGGCATCTATCTTATCCTCGCTTATCGAGAAGCTTGTCCTTCAGTTCCTTCGTGCGCGTGTCGATCTTGCCAGTCTTGTCACCGATGGCCTTCATCCGGCTCTCATGACTGTGCAGCGTGGTCGAGAGCTGTCTGGCGAGCGCAGCCTGCGCGAGTACGTGACCGAGTCCCATCCTGCCCGTGCGGAGATCTTCGCGAAGGGCTTCATTGATGAGCCGTGCCTCGTGGAACTTGTGATCATCGCGCTCCGCCGTCTGGGAGTTTGCCTGGAGACCATGCGCCTCCGGTGGGCGGAAGTGGTAGTGCGTGAGTGTCTGCGGCACGACCAGAATCTCATGGTGCAGCAGGAAGCGCAGATTGAAATGCCAGTCCTCCAGCACGGGATAGTCCTCAGGATACATGCCCACGGCATCCAGGGCGGAGCGGTCATAGAGGAAGGCGTGTGTGCAGAAGCAGTTCACCACTGCCAGCTGGGGCAGCGTGAGATTCGAGAGCTTCGGATTCAGCTCATAGCTGCGCTGCGGCTTCAGACCCTGCTCCACGCTGGATTCATGAATGCACAGAGTGCGGCAGACAGCGCCACGCACACTGGGATGCGGCCGCGTGTCCATGGCCCGCACCATGGCCTGGAGGTAATAGGGGTCCCATGTGTCATCGTCATCCAGCAGGGTGATGAATTCCGTCTGGGAAGCCTGGATGCCCGCATTGATGGGCACACCGCGCATGCCCGGCTTCGGATTGGCAAAACGCAGATGCGTGACGCGCCCCTGAATCCGCTCGCCATGGGTCTGCAGCAGGTGCGGCACGGCCTCGGTGTTCCCACCATCCACGATCACCCAGTGCCAGTCCTGGCAGGTCTGGCCGAGGATGCTCTGCAGCGTGCGCTCCAGCAGCACCGGACGATCAATCGTGCGGGTGATGATGGCGACGCGGCTCATGACTCTGAGGTGACGGTCGGCGCCGGCTTCGGTGGCTTGGTGTTCCACGACTCGCCCGCGGGCAGCGGCACGAAGAAGCGCTCCCAGCGTCCCTCATGCAGCCAGTGCCCCTTGGCACGTGGGTTGCGCTTCAGGAAGATCTTGCGGCCCGTCTTGTCCCGCTCCGTGCTGTTCTGCGCGAGGTAGGTCTCATCCATCTCCACGGCGGAATTGTAATTCGGATGATCATGGATGAGCACCAGATCACGGGCATCGATCACCACGCCGTCCTGGTAGGCGCGGAAGCTGAATTCATCATCCGAGTAGATGCCGAGGTAGCCGCTGTGAAGGAACTCTCCTTGCTGCTTCAGGCGTGCGCGCGTGAGGATGGCCATGCAAAGCAGGTCATCGCGGCGATGTCCATCGCTGGGGCGGAGCACGCCCGGCTGGCGCACATCCCGCAAGCGGCGCACAAATTCCTCATCCCATCCCGGAATGGGTGTCCAGTCATCCGAGAGCTGCACCAGCACGTCGCCCGTGCTGGCCTGCGCAGCGAGATTCCACGCGGCCACGCAACCACCACCCTTCTCCGGCACCACGCGATGCAACAGGCCCTTGATGGCCCGCTGCGTGGACTCATCATCACAGTCCGCGGCGAAGACGTGCTCGATGCGCCGGGGATTTGATGCGGCGCGAATCCACTTCTCCCGTGCCTCCAGCGCCTGCTCCGGACGGCCACGCGTGGCGTGGAGCAGTGAAATCTTGGGAGCCAGGAGACGACGGAACATAACAGATGCAGCAACCATGCGGCCTCTCAGCGGCGCATTTTCGGTGGGTGGGGATTGGAGAATGTGAGCGGGAAAAGGGTGCCCGTTGCAGCGCCCCGTGTCAATCCTGCCCGTCATCAAGCTTTCAATCCCGCCCACACTTCCCGCACCGTGCGCACCGTGCCGGTGCGCACATCATGGACGCGGCAGGCGGCGATCACTTCACGCCGCTCCGCAGCGGAGGCGAAGGTGAGTTTCCCGGAGGGATCACGCGCTTCACGGAACTTTGCCTCGACAAACGCCTCCGCGGATGTGCGGATGGGGAAGGCCCCGGCAATATCACGACGGAGGAAGAAGGCATTATTTCCCGCGCTGTTGCAGCCGACCAGCACATAACCTTTCTCACGGCCCAGATGCTCCAGCGCAGCGAGCGAGGCACCGTAGAAGACATTGGAGAAGTGCGCCTTCGACCGCATGAAGGAGGCATCCGGCGGGATGGTGACTGCGGCATCCGGGCCGAAGACACTGTTGTACTCAGACACCACGATCCATGGATTCACGGAATCAATCGCCTTCCAGATCCAGTAGTCCATGCCATCCACATCCACGCTGAGGATGCCGAGGTCTCCGGCGAAGCCTGCATCGCGGATGAGCTGGTTGATATTTTCCGGCGTGATGAAGGAGGCCACAGCGGTGAGGTCATGCCGCCAGTACAGGTTGTCCTGCTTGATGCGATTCACGTTTTCCTCAGAGCCATCCAGCACGAGACCGCGCCAGTTGTCCTTCTGCAGGAGGAAGCGCGTATTCGCCTCCACATAAGATTCCACGCCGAACTCGACAAACGTCTGGTGGGGCGCCTTGAGGTGGTGGAGCAGATGCTGCAGGATGCCATCCTCACCCCACTGGGAGAAGACCTGGAACTCAATCTCGGAGAAGGGCGTGCCGGGCGGCTTGGGCGCCATGGAGGCTGTGGCGATGCGGCCGCACAGGACCTTCAGCGACTCCATCTCCTGGGAGAGGCGGCCAGCTTCACGCTCGAAGCGCGAGGCATTCTGCACCGCGTGCGTGGCCTTCTCCTTCAACTGGTCGAACTTTGTCTTGAGCTTTTTGACACTGTCAGAAAGGGCATCGTCCTTGCGGCCTTTCTTGAATGGATTGGAGAGCATGCCTGCCATGGTGGAGTGGATCGGGGTGCTTAAGCCGGTCGTCTGGTGGTCGCAACTTCAAATGCCCGCCGGCAGAGGTCCGCCAGCCGCAGACCGTAGGTGTGGGCAAAGGCACGCTCGGCCGCGAGGCTCCGGGACTCCTGGGCGAGGTCCGGCCCGGCCGCGAGATGCGGCCAGTGCGAGCGGAGGTAGGTGGCGAGCGCCTCCGGAGCATCACACCCGAAGTGGCCAAGCGCCATGGGCGCCTGCTCACGATGCACGGGAAGGTCCGAGCACATGAGCGGACGGCCGAGCGCCTTGATATCCTGCACCACGGTGCTCCAGCCTTCAAAGCGCGAGGGCTGGATCACCAGCGCGGCGCAGCGCATGAGCTGCTGCAGGTGCGCAAAGGGCACCTGCCCCAGAGGCACCACCTGACCCGCCAAGCCCTGCTGTGCGATACTCTGCAATATGCGCGACGTGGGTGCATTCGAAGGATCACGATAGTCCGAGGGCAGGCCGGTGAAGACAGCGGGAATGCGCACGCCTTCCGCCGCGAGTTTCCCCAGCGCCTCAATCACCACGCCGTGGTTCTTGTGGGCCCAGTACTGGTTCGCCACGAGGAGGAACTTCTCCGGCAGGTGGTACTGGCGCACGATGTCCCTGGGTTCGCCGGAGGGAAGCTCTTCAAACACCAGGCTGGAGGGGAATGGCGCGACCCATGCCTTCTCCGATGCATGGGAGAGCGTGGCATCGTAGTCGGTCTTTGCTGCTTGGCTGGAGAGCAGGATGAAGTTCGAGTTCTGCGCGCGCTGCTGGAAGTTCTCCTCGCGATCCTTGTACTCCTGCGTGGTGAAAAACTGCGGCAGGTGCAGATGCTGGAAGTCCGTGATCCAGGAGACCACCCCCACCCCGGGAATCTGCGGTGGTGTGCCAAAGAGCTCGATGACCACGTGGATGTCATGATGTGCCGCAGACGCCTCCAGCGCGCCACGCCCACCACTGGCAGGCAGCATGAACCAGCGGCGGCCCGGGAGATGCTGCGGCACGGCATGCTTCCCGGATTCATCGCGGGGCGCGAGGATGCCGAGCTCGAGATTCCGCTCCTTCGCCACGAGATCCAGCGAGCGGGTGAACATGCGCATGAAGGCGGCCAGCGCGGCCCAGCCGGTCGCCTCACGATACAGGACCGCGACGCGCAACGTGGAGCCATAGGGCACGGCATCTTGCGAGGCCAGCACCCTGCCTGCGATGTCGTTGCACAGGTGAAGGCCATCAGCCAGACGGGAGACTGCCGTGGGAGTGCTCATGCGGTGCGTGCGGTGCTTTCTTGAGTCCAGTGATGCAGGGTCTGCTGCAGGGCCTGCGGAAAGGCCAGGGGACGCCACTCGGGAAGGAAGGTCTCCAGCCGCTCCGTGCAGGCCTCCCAGTGCAGCGGGTCGCCGGGGCGCTTGCGATTCAGGCACCGGATGGGTTTGTCCGACTGCAGACCGGCGCCGATGGCGTGCGCCATGTCGAGGATGGAACGTTGCTGACCGCTGGCGAGATTGAAGATCCATGGAGTGCCCCGCTGGGCAAAGGTGTCACGTTTGGAAGCCAGCATGAGCAGCGCGCTGGAGACATCCCATTCACTGAGGAAATCGCGCGTTTCTTCCCCCGTGCCATCGATGTCCACCGTGGCGCCAGAGCCACGGAAGCGGTCGAAGAGCTCCCACACGAGAAGGCGGTGCTGCGATGCGCCGAAGACGGAGAAGAGACGGGTGATGACGACAGGCAGGCCGAAGTGATCATGATGCTCACGCGCGAGACACTCGCACAGCATCTTGTGCCAGCCGTAGGGGGAGATGGGGTGCAGCGGCGCCTCTTCACGCACCGGCAGGCTCTCCGGATCCCCATACACGGCTGCGCTGGAGGGGAAGATGACGAGCGGCTTGAGCTTCGAAATACGCACCGCCTCCAGCAGGTGGGACCACGTGCCAAAGGAGGCGCGCAGATCCTCATGCGGACTCTGCATGGACTGCGCAACGGAGGCACTGCCCGCGCCGTGGATGATGCAGTCCGGCCGGATCTCATGCAAATGGCCTGCCAGCACCTCGGGATGCTGATCCCAGTCGATGGGAAGCGCCTGGCTGCCTGCGGGCTGGTGGC
This region includes:
- a CDS encoding SAM-dependent methyltransferase, encoding MPPSSLSTHGHLIRISQVFQEQTAGIFSRLGISKTSALGQEYHWAKDFTAESIADQTASIFMRWHIPVHHAWPCNPQKMEGFIERAAQAMLKKFGGLDVQTILVGQLSSGSASGYYKHLASNLRGRVLQLFPEVAARGLDAESQDPGKSTLFCLVGREGLYCGVQSPRAANGFYPGGTKFIAQGDENTISRAGAKIAEALHYLRLHRSAPPEGSHWLELGASPGGMTSELLNRDYRVTAVDRAPLDARLRHERQLLFVQCDVAEFQPPAAARYDALLCDLNGEAADSMQQVIRLAPSLKSGGLVVFTLKMPGIATVHGALTLVDEVCSAASQAGLRVVAQTHLSYNRHEFTVFLEKV
- a CDS encoding glycosyltransferase family 2 protein → MSRVAIITRTIDRPVLLERTLQSILGQTCQDWHWVIVDGGNTEAVPHLLQTHGERIQGRVTHLRFANPKPGMRGVPINAGIQASQTEFITLLDDDDTWDPYYLQAMVRAMDTRPHPSVRGAVCRTLCIHESSVEQGLKPQRSYELNPKLSNLTLPQLAVVNCFCTHAFLYDRSALDAVGMYPEDYPVLEDWHFNLRFLLHHEILVVPQTLTHYHFRPPEAHGLQANSQTAERDDHKFHEARLINEALREDLRTGRMGLGHVLAQAALARQLSTTLHSHESRMKAIGDKTGKIDTRTKELKDKLLDKRG
- a CDS encoding glycosyltransferase family A protein gives rise to the protein MFRRLLAPKISLLHATRGRPEQALEAREKWIRAASNPRRIEHVFAADCDDESTQRAIKGLLHRVVPEKGGGCVAAWNLAAQASTGDVLVQLSDDWTPIPGWDEEFVRRLRDVRQPGVLRPSDGHRRDDLLCMAILTRARLKQQGEFLHSGYLGIYSDDEFSFRAYQDGVVIDARDLVLIHDHPNYNSAVEMDETYLAQNSTERDKTGRKIFLKRNPRAKGHWLHEGRWERFFVPLPAGESWNTKPPKPAPTVTSES
- a CDS encoding glycosyltransferase; the protein is MSTPTAVSRLADGLHLCNDIAGRVLASQDAVPYGSTLRVAVLYREATGWAALAAFMRMFTRSLDLVAKERNLELGILAPRDESGKHAVPQHLPGRRWFMLPASGGRGALEASAAHHDIHVVIELFGTPPQIPGVGVVSWITDFQHLHLPQFFTTQEYKDREENFQQRAQNSNFILLSSQAAKTDYDATLSHASEKAWVAPFPSSLVFEELPSGEPRDIVRQYHLPEKFLLVANQYWAHKNHGVVIEALGKLAAEGVRIPAVFTGLPSDYRDPSNAPTSRILQSIAQQGLAGQVVPLGQVPFAHLQQLMRCAALVIQPSRFEGWSTVVQDIKALGRPLMCSDLPVHREQAPMALGHFGCDAPEALATYLRSHWPHLAAGPDLAQESRSLAAERAFAHTYGLRLADLCRRAFEVATTRRPA
- a CDS encoding NAD-dependent epimerase/dehydratase family protein, yielding MSMPPLTPGSQPSMRLLVTGAAGFLGRVMVREARAAGHEVWAAGRHQPAGSQALPIDWDQHPEVLAGHLHEIRPDCIIHGAGSASVAQSMQSPHEDLRASFGTWSHLLEAVRISKLKPLVIFPSSAAVYGDPESLPVREEAPLHPISPYGWHKMLCECLAREHHDHFGLPVVITRLFSVFGASQHRLLVWELFDRFRGSGATVDIDGTGEETRDFLSEWDVSSALLMLASKRDTFAQRGTPWIFNLASGQQRSILDMAHAIGAGLQSDKPIRCLNRKRPGDPLHWEACTERLETFLPEWRPLAFPQALQQTLHHWTQESTARTA